Within Synechococcus sp. NB0720_010, the genomic segment CGCGCACCGCCTCTGAGATCAGGAAGTGGGGGGCCCCCGGCAGCATCAAGGCCGTCGGGTGGAACTGAACAAACTCGAGATCGCGGACTGCTGCGCCGGCCCGCCAGGCCATGGCAATGCCGTCACCGCTGGCCTGTTTGGGGTTGGTGGTGTTGGCGAAGAGGTGCGCCGCCCCGCCGGTGGCCAGCACCACCGCCCGGGATTGGAGCCACTGCACCGTGCCGTCCACCAGCACTTGCAGGCCTCGGCAGTGGCCGTTGCTGATCCAAAGCTGGAGCGCAAGACCCCCTTGGATCCGCTGCAGGCCCGGCCGCTGCAGCACCTTGCGCTCCAGGGCATCCACGAGTGCTCCACCGGTGCGGTCCTGGGCATGCAGGACCCGCCGGTGGCTGTGGGCGGCCTCCAGGGTGGTGCTCAGTCCGCCTTCATGGCGGTCAAAGTCCATGCCCAGCTCCAGGAGCCGCTCGACGCAGGCCGGCGCCTCGCGCACGAGTAACTCGACCGCAGGTCGATCGCAGAGATCCCCGCCCGCCTTGAGGGTGTCCTGGAGATGGCTCGCGAAGCTGTCCTCAGGTCGCGTGACCGCAGCAATGCCCCCCTGGGCCCAGCGACTCGCCGAGCGGGGGGCGCGATCTTTGCTCAGCAGCAGGACGCTGAGACCCTCCGGTAATTCGAGGGCGGCCATCAGGCCTGCGGCACCCCCGCCCACCACGATTACGTCCCAATTGGAGGGAATGGACGGCATCAGGCCAGGACTACTGAGGCAACAAAAAAGCCGTCGGGATGGCCCGACGGCGGTCACCGGCTGCGGAATCTAGACCTCAGCTGAGCGCTTGAAACGCTCAGGCAATCAACGGTATTGGCCGTCGTTGATCCGATCGAAGCCTTCGTTGAGGGCGATGGACGCCGGGGTGACGGTGAAGTTGCCCTTGTACTTCTCAACAAGTTCCTTCTGGCGATCGGTCAGGTCGAGGCTGAACAGGTCGTCAACACTGTTGTAGGGGCCACCCAGCACGATCTTGCCGGCCAGGGTGGGGTACATCCCTGGGAAGGCTTGGAAGCGACGGACCGAGCAGTTGTTCAGGTCGATCTTGTCGCCGCGCTCTGAAATCTTGTCGTCTGCGACGTTGCGCAGCGAATCGGCCTGAGCGGCGGGGGCGATGATCAGGCTGAGGAGCAGGCCGGCCATCAGCACTCCACTCATGAGCCACGAAACCAGCCGTTTCATTGATAACTCCGTCTGAACGGGAACCACAGGGAGAGGGCTGCTAGGCAGCCAGCCCTGCAAACCTACAAGCAGCGGTCCTCGCGGCTGTGCCCTTGCGTTGAGGCTTTTGCAGTTCTTCAGATCAGCCCACTCCAGTGGGGTGACCAAAGGGCTGCAGCGAGGAAAAGTCCATCCACAGCAAGGGTTGTCGCCATGGCGGCCGCGGCGACTCTCCAGGCGCCATCGGGATGGTGCCAATAACGGCGGCAGAGGTTTAACAGCCCCACACCCGCCAGCAGGGTGACCCCCAGGGGCATGGGCTCCAGCACTCCAAGGGCCGCCTGATGCAGCAGGGCGGTGGCCTGATCGATGGGTGCGTTGAGCACTTCGGTCCAATGGCGCATGACACCGGTCACGGCCATCACACCGTCGGTGGCGGCGGTCCCGACCAAGGAGGCCAGGTAGAAGCTGGCCGCGAGGCGCCAGCGGGTGCCGAGCCCCCC encodes:
- the psbU gene encoding photosystem II complex extrinsic protein PsbU, translating into MKRLVSWLMSGVLMAGLLLSLIIAPAAQADSLRNVADDKISERGDKIDLNNCSVRRFQAFPGMYPTLAGKIVLGGPYNSVDDLFSLDLTDRQKELVEKYKGNFTVTPASIALNEGFDRINDGQYR
- a CDS encoding DUF3120 domain-containing protein, which translates into the protein MLGVQPSLTTGTLTQATPSRGSEAKGWGLWLSGCLLVALPVFLQAPWVRLAPFSAALFTAPLLFLGIALSEHPNQRLSSTGSLLVGFSGSWLGGCLFWGWCRLHPLWHLPIEAFALPLALGGLGTRWRLAASFYLASLVGTAATDGVMAVTGVMRHWTEVLNAPIDQATALLHQAALGVLEPMPLGVTLLAGVGLLNLCRRYWHHPDGAWRVAAAAMATTLAVDGLFLAAALWSPHWSGLI